The following proteins are co-located in the Paenibacillus sp. JNUCC32 genome:
- a CDS encoding ABC transporter permease — MKVLKRLRQDWVLYAMLSLPLLYFFVFHIIPLYGMKLAFQDYRILGDHVWVGWKHFKTLFSSPAFTSVLQNTIIISLMKIVFVFPIPIMLSLLINEVRSSKYRKYVQSVVYLPHFLSWVVIAGIWISLLNPAEGGVNLIANFFQLPSVDYMTSKEHIRWVLIFSEIWRSAGWDSIIYLAAIMKISPGLYEAAKIDGATRLQQMRYITLPHLYSTVVTVFILNLGFFMNAGFDQVFNFMNDSIISVVDILDTYVYRIGIGNGQFAYATAASLFKGVIGIILILGTHFISKRFSGKGVW; from the coding sequence ATGAAGGTGTTAAAACGCTTAAGGCAGGATTGGGTATTATACGCGATGCTGTCGCTGCCTCTGCTCTACTTTTTTGTTTTTCACATCATTCCGCTGTACGGCATGAAACTCGCCTTTCAGGATTACCGGATTCTCGGGGATCATGTGTGGGTCGGGTGGAAGCACTTCAAGACGTTGTTCAGCTCCCCCGCCTTCACGAGCGTGCTGCAGAATACCATCATCATCAGTTTGATGAAAATCGTATTCGTGTTCCCGATTCCGATCATGCTGTCGCTTCTGATTAATGAAGTTCGGAGCTCGAAATACCGCAAATATGTGCAATCCGTGGTTTATCTGCCGCATTTCTTGTCTTGGGTCGTGATTGCCGGGATCTGGATTAGTCTCTTGAACCCAGCCGAAGGCGGAGTCAATCTGATTGCGAATTTCTTCCAACTGCCATCCGTGGATTACATGACCAGCAAGGAACATATCCGTTGGGTGCTCATATTCTCCGAAATCTGGCGAAGCGCGGGTTGGGATTCGATCATTTATCTGGCAGCCATCATGAAGATCAGCCCAGGATTGTATGAAGCAGCCAAGATCGACGGGGCGACCCGGCTGCAGCAGATGAGGTACATCACGCTTCCTCATTTATACAGCACAGTTGTAACCGTCTTCATTCTGAATCTGGGCTTCTTCATGAATGCTGGTTTCGATCAGGTGTTTAACTTTATGAACGATTCCATCATCAGCGTGGTCGATATTCTGGACACGTATGTGTACCGGATCGGTATCGGAAACGGGCAGTTTGCTTATGCAACCGCAGCGAGCCTGTTCAAGGGCGTGATCGGCATCATTCTCATCCTGGGCACGCATTTCATATCGAAGCGCTTCTCGGGCAAGGGCGTCTGGTAA
- a CDS encoding carbohydrate ABC transporter permease, translating to MRRLEISKIVIYLMLFVFTLMVLVPLLNLLALSLTDPGKAHLMGGLDIIPKGFSTINYQLLLSNPLITGSILNSVWITVAGTFLNLLLTSMAAYVLARTEFIGKKVVLFFLIVIMVFEPGMIPEYLLVKDLGLMNTLTSLILYKAINVYYLFILMRFIQDIPEEILEASRIDGAGHFRLYSRIILPLSKPGLATLGLFYGVYHWNEYFRATLYISDPTKWPLQVVLRQFVVRKDNTSLIGNQNMFDSSINFDFASLQAGTIMIAIVPLLFLYPFILKYYAKGELEGGVKD from the coding sequence ATGAGACGGCTTGAAATTTCCAAAATCGTCATTTATCTGATGTTGTTTGTATTTACGCTCATGGTCTTGGTTCCTCTCCTGAATCTGCTGGCGCTGTCTCTGACCGACCCCGGCAAAGCCCATCTGATGGGCGGTCTGGACATCATACCGAAGGGATTCTCAACGATCAACTACCAGCTGCTGTTGTCCAATCCCTTGATCACGGGCAGCATTCTGAATTCGGTATGGATTACCGTGGCAGGCACATTCCTGAATCTGCTGCTGACCTCCATGGCAGCGTACGTGCTGGCCAGAACCGAGTTTATCGGGAAAAAGGTCGTGTTGTTTTTCTTAATCGTCATTATGGTATTCGAGCCGGGCATGATTCCCGAATACCTGCTCGTGAAGGATCTCGGACTGATGAATACGTTAACTTCGCTGATCCTGTACAAAGCGATCAACGTATACTATCTCTTTATTCTCATGCGGTTCATTCAGGACATCCCGGAGGAGATTCTGGAGGCATCCCGAATCGACGGCGCAGGCCATTTCCGCTTGTACAGCCGCATCATCCTGCCGCTCTCCAAACCGGGGCTGGCAACCTTGGGCTTGTTCTACGGGGTGTATCACTGGAATGAATATTTCCGGGCGACGCTCTATATTTCGGACCCGACCAAATGGCCGCTGCAGGTCGTGCTCAGGCAGTTTGTTGTCCGTAAGGACAATACGTCCCTGATCGGGAACCAGAACATGTTCGACAGCTCGATCAATTTTGATTTCGCTTCCCTGCAGGCAGGTACGATCATGATCGCGATTGTGCCGCTGTTATTCCTATATCCGTTCATTTTGAAATATTACGCCAAAGGCGAACTGGAGGGCGGAGTCAAGGATTAA
- a CDS encoding extracellular solute-binding protein, with amino-acid sequence MKKLSLLLIVAMLVMVMSACTSNSKTPGAGQTEPGTAQPEGSGDPVTLKIVYKDEGTANPVSVKFFETLEKSLAEDEGLNVKFELVDLAQGSYAENLNLLLLGGTIPDIIYFQGGDQQIAEQGLLEDLTPYIEKSTYIKDIIEPHNQTRMASYPYLLWIKPLAPKTPVIRADWFNAMDSSKALMENPTVDNYYAFFKELVEKKPGEGKPSYALTAAGDIAEINFIFNTAFGLDTTWLKKEDGTYEYSKVSQNEKEKLTFYNKLYKEGLLDPQFITKQWDTKEDAFYKGEAAVITGTAGKIIDLYDGRMQELGGEDANLIVLPPAKGEAQGFGATDVTKESRGLAISSQSPHKDVAFKVFDYLASPKGQMLDRLGFEDEHYKVVDGEIELNEKYYSEWYARFWEPTEIKSETPLKTPLLGEPGTESLKMAGDFYTEDNNFIIPEQFIANWDAMNNLYKEYSTDFITGKKDLSQFDQFVEAWNAAGGAEITKYANENIK; translated from the coding sequence ATGAAAAAATTAAGCCTGTTATTAATCGTTGCCATGCTGGTTATGGTCATGTCGGCATGTACATCGAATTCGAAGACGCCGGGAGCGGGCCAGACCGAGCCCGGGACCGCGCAGCCTGAAGGAAGCGGTGATCCGGTTACGCTGAAGATCGTGTACAAGGATGAAGGAACGGCGAATCCCGTTTCCGTTAAATTCTTCGAGACCTTGGAGAAATCCCTGGCCGAAGACGAAGGCTTAAACGTGAAATTCGAGCTAGTGGATCTGGCACAGGGCAGTTATGCCGAGAACCTGAATCTGCTGCTGTTGGGCGGAACCATTCCGGATATTATCTACTTCCAAGGCGGCGACCAGCAAATTGCCGAACAAGGCCTGCTGGAGGATCTGACGCCTTACATTGAAAAATCCACTTACATTAAAGATATCATCGAGCCGCATAACCAAACGCGGATGGCAAGCTATCCGTATCTGCTGTGGATCAAACCGCTCGCACCGAAGACACCGGTCATCCGGGCCGACTGGTTTAATGCCATGGATAGCTCCAAGGCCTTGATGGAGAATCCGACCGTCGACAATTATTACGCCTTCTTTAAGGAATTGGTGGAGAAGAAGCCGGGTGAAGGCAAGCCGAGCTACGCGCTGACGGCAGCAGGCGATATTGCCGAGATCAATTTCATTTTCAATACGGCTTTCGGTTTGGATACGACTTGGCTTAAGAAGGAAGACGGCACTTATGAGTACTCCAAGGTTTCCCAGAATGAAAAAGAAAAGCTGACGTTCTACAACAAGCTCTACAAGGAAGGGCTGCTGGACCCGCAATTCATTACGAAGCAGTGGGATACCAAGGAAGATGCCTTCTATAAAGGGGAAGCTGCCGTTATTACGGGCACAGCCGGCAAAATCATCGATTTGTATGACGGAAGAATGCAGGAGCTTGGCGGAGAAGACGCTAACCTGATCGTGCTGCCGCCTGCCAAGGGTGAAGCTCAAGGCTTCGGGGCAACCGATGTAACGAAGGAATCCAGAGGACTTGCGATCTCTTCCCAGTCACCGCATAAAGACGTGGCGTTCAAGGTCTTTGATTACCTTGCAAGTCCGAAGGGGCAAATGCTGGACCGTCTCGGTTTCGAAGACGAGCATTATAAAGTCGTTGACGGCGAGATCGAGCTGAACGAGAAATATTACAGCGAATGGTATGCGCGTTTCTGGGAGCCGACCGAGATCAAATCCGAAACGCCTTTGAAAACGCCGCTATTGGGTGAGCCTGGAACCGAATCGTTGAAAATGGCTGGCGATTTCTACACGGAAGACAATAATTTCATCATCCCTGAGCAATTCATTGCGAACTGGGATGCGATGAACAATCTGTACAAGGAATATTCGACGGACTTTATTACAGGCAAGAAGGATTTGTCCCAATTCGACCAATTCGTTGAAGCCTGGAATGCTGCAGGTGGAGCAGAGATAACGAAATACGCCAACGAAAACATCAAGTAA
- a CDS encoding ADP-ribosylglycohydrolase family protein, with amino-acid sequence MTSFRDRVRGVVISTALGDAMGAPIEKLTYGEIKSKYGRVESLMTRWHKMDLPPDVRLGRVRGDGIVTDDTLMTIALMNVYLTEGRHLDAYDMGNEFVKEIAFRKTFVPELNEETLIIDRLFYPEKYIFMRHVLANCDPREGGIGNMVNCGAAMYIAPIGIVNAGNPKAAYDEAILFAMGHQSSYGLEAAGVLAACVAKAFEPGVSVDDIVRTAISLAKDGTKAAIVEMTQAARDLRQERDDMDKVIEVLQAIMLKYSPMGDDVSRHIDKVGIPSNHYTPSRLWSIEELPMALAFIVLNDGEYYRSILDGVNSGRDTDSIGVMAGVILGAMYGSEVIRKEDIKQLNKVNRLDLCAIADRFSGIAAKIIEEDLRINESRKNIVSS; translated from the coding sequence ATGACTTCGTTTCGTGACCGGGTGAGGGGCGTGGTGATATCCACCGCGCTCGGAGACGCAATGGGAGCTCCAATCGAGAAATTGACGTACGGGGAGATCAAGTCCAAGTACGGACGCGTGGAATCCCTCATGACAAGATGGCATAAGATGGACCTGCCCCCCGACGTCCGGCTTGGCCGGGTAAGGGGCGATGGCATTGTCACGGACGATACGCTGATGACCATTGCGCTCATGAACGTGTATCTTACCGAGGGCAGGCATCTGGATGCCTATGATATGGGCAACGAGTTCGTGAAGGAGATTGCGTTCCGCAAGACGTTTGTCCCTGAGCTGAATGAGGAGACGCTGATTATTGACCGATTGTTCTATCCGGAAAAATACATCTTCATGCGTCATGTGCTGGCCAATTGCGATCCGAGAGAAGGCGGCATCGGGAATATGGTGAACTGCGGGGCGGCAATGTACATCGCCCCGATCGGGATCGTCAATGCGGGCAATCCCAAGGCGGCCTATGATGAAGCCATCCTGTTTGCGATGGGTCATCAGAGCAGCTACGGCCTGGAAGCCGCGGGCGTGCTGGCCGCTTGCGTGGCGAAGGCCTTTGAGCCAGGGGTGAGTGTGGACGATATTGTCCGCACCGCCATCAGTCTGGCGAAAGACGGCACGAAAGCGGCCATTGTGGAGATGACGCAAGCCGCGCGCGATCTGCGGCAGGAGCGGGATGACATGGACAAAGTGATCGAGGTATTGCAAGCGATCATGCTTAAATATTCGCCGATGGGCGATGACGTGAGCCGCCATATCGACAAGGTCGGCATCCCGAGCAACCATTATACGCCAAGCCGTCTATGGTCGATTGAAGAGCTGCCGATGGCACTGGCGTTCATCGTGCTCAATGACGGAGAGTACTACCGTTCGATTCTGGACGGGGTTAACTCCGGGCGCGATACGGACTCGATCGGCGTCATGGCCGGGGTGATCCTGGGCGCCATGTATGGCAGCGAGGTCATCCGCAAGGAAGATATTAAGCAGCTGAATAAGGTGAATCGTTTGGACCTGTGTGCCATCGCCGACCGGTTTAGCGGCATTGCCGCGAAGATCATCGAAGAGGATCTTCGCATCAATGAATCTCGGAAGAATATTGTGAGCTCATAG